A single genomic interval of Rhizobium leguminosarum bv. trifolii WSM1325 harbors:
- a CDS encoding Cupin 2 conserved barrel domain protein (PFAM: Cupin 2 conserved barrel domain protein~KEGG: ret:RHE_CH01523 hypothetical protein), with the protein MATEQKAVINTADLKLDHWKQGELYESTDTSFGALLGLAGLGVSYNEVPPGKSGCPFHNHHVEDELFYVIAGAGEYRFGDARHAIKAGDVLGAPAGGPETAHQIINTGTATLVYLGISTMAKTEIVEYPDSGKFLAKTNRDGAETKRFRHIGRSEGDLDYWDGEPGA; encoded by the coding sequence ATGGCAACGGAACAGAAGGCGGTGATCAATACCGCCGATCTCAAGCTCGACCACTGGAAACAGGGCGAGCTCTATGAAAGCACCGACACCTCTTTCGGCGCGCTACTTGGCCTGGCCGGCCTCGGCGTCAGCTACAACGAGGTACCGCCCGGCAAATCGGGCTGCCCCTTCCACAACCATCACGTCGAAGACGAGCTCTTCTATGTGATCGCGGGCGCCGGCGAATACCGCTTCGGCGACGCGCGCCATGCGATCAAGGCCGGCGATGTGCTCGGCGCGCCGGCAGGCGGACCGGAAACGGCGCACCAGATCATCAACACCGGCACCGCCACACTCGTCTATCTCGGCATCTCGACCATGGCGAAGACCGAGATCGTCGAATATCCCGATTCCGGAAAGTTCCTTGCCAAGACGAACAGGGACGGTGCAGAAACCAAGCGCTTCCGCCACATCGGACGGTCGGAAGGCGATCTCGACTATTGGGACGGCGAGCCCGGCGCATGA
- a CDS encoding dTDP-glucose 4,6-dehydratase (TIGRFAM: dTDP-glucose 4,6-dehydratase~PFAM: NAD-dependent epimerase/dehydratase; Male sterility domain; 3-beta hydroxysteroid dehydrogenase/isomerase; polysaccharide biosynthesis protein CapD; short-chain dehydrogenase/reductase SDR; dTDP-4-dehydrorhamnose reductase~KEGG: rec:RHECIAT_CH0001584 dTDP-glucose-4,6-dehydratase protein), which translates to MRILVTGGAGFIGSALVRHLVSEIGAEVLNVDTLTYAGNLASLKSVESAPNYQFLRADICDRVGMQEAFASFRPDIVMHLAAESHVDRSISGAADFIQTNIVGTFSLLDAARHYWDGLDARRKSAFRFLHVSTDEVYGSLGDEGLFEETTPYDPSSPYSASKAASDHLAIAWHRTYGLPVVVSNCSNNYGPFHFPEKLIPLMILNALEGKPLPVYGNGANVRDWLYVEDHARALFTIASSGRPGEKYNVGGRNERRNIDVVHRICVILDGVCSDKGPHARLITNVTDRPGHDARYAIDASKLESELGWKAQETFETGIEKTVHWYLENEWWWRPLRENVYSGERLGVFKGR; encoded by the coding sequence ATGCGCATACTGGTCACGGGCGGAGCGGGCTTCATCGGATCGGCATTGGTGCGCCATCTCGTCAGCGAGATCGGCGCCGAGGTGCTGAATGTCGACACGCTGACCTATGCCGGCAATCTGGCATCGCTGAAATCCGTCGAATCGGCGCCGAACTATCAATTCCTGCGCGCCGACATCTGCGACCGCGTCGGGATGCAGGAAGCATTCGCGTCTTTTCGCCCTGATATCGTCATGCATCTCGCGGCAGAGAGCCACGTCGACCGCTCGATCTCGGGTGCAGCCGATTTCATTCAGACCAACATCGTCGGCACATTCAGCCTGCTGGATGCCGCACGGCACTATTGGGATGGGCTCGACGCTCGCCGCAAGAGTGCCTTCCGCTTTCTGCATGTCTCGACGGACGAGGTCTACGGCTCGCTCGGCGACGAGGGCCTCTTCGAGGAGACGACGCCTTACGACCCGTCCTCGCCCTACTCCGCCTCCAAGGCCGCCAGCGACCATCTGGCGATCGCCTGGCACCGCACCTACGGCCTGCCCGTCGTTGTCTCGAATTGCTCCAACAACTACGGCCCGTTCCATTTCCCCGAAAAGCTCATTCCGCTAATGATCCTGAACGCACTGGAGGGCAAGCCTCTTCCGGTTTACGGCAATGGCGCGAATGTCCGCGACTGGCTCTATGTCGAAGACCACGCCCGCGCGCTCTTCACGATCGCATCCAGTGGGCGCCCCGGCGAAAAATACAATGTGGGCGGCCGCAATGAGCGCAGGAACATCGATGTCGTTCATCGCATCTGCGTTATTCTCGACGGCGTCTGCAGTGACAAGGGACCGCATGCACGCCTGATCACCAACGTCACGGACCGCCCCGGACACGACGCACGCTATGCGATCGACGCCTCCAAACTCGAAAGCGAACTCGGCTGGAAGGCGCAAGAGACCTTCGAAACCGGCATCGAGAAGACCGTGCACTGGTACTTGGAAAACGAATGGTGGTGGAGGCCGTTGCGCGAAAACGTCTACTCCGGCGAACGCCTCGGCGTTTTCAAGGGACGATAA
- a CDS encoding GCN5-related N-acetyltransferase (PFAM: GCN5-related N-acetyltransferase~KEGG: ret:RHE_CH01522 putative acetyltransferase protein) — protein sequence MTDIPTLETARLTLRPHRLDDFDAHAALWADEHVVRFITGVPSTREQSWSRMLRIAGMWHHMGFGFLAIVEKESGRFIGEAGFLEARREMEPSIEGTMEVGWALMPSAHGCGYATEALTVLIGWAETHFPGKPMSCIISPENQASLRVAAKLGFRETARTQYNGEIIQFSR from the coding sequence GTGACCGACATTCCGACTCTCGAAACGGCGCGGCTGACGCTTCGCCCTCACCGCCTCGACGATTTCGACGCGCACGCGGCGCTGTGGGCGGACGAGCATGTCGTGCGCTTCATCACCGGCGTGCCGTCGACACGTGAGCAGAGCTGGAGCCGCATGCTGCGCATTGCCGGCATGTGGCACCATATGGGCTTCGGCTTTCTGGCGATCGTCGAAAAGGAGAGCGGCCGGTTCATCGGCGAAGCGGGCTTCCTCGAAGCCCGGCGCGAGATGGAACCCTCGATCGAGGGGACGATGGAGGTAGGCTGGGCGCTGATGCCTTCGGCGCACGGCTGCGGTTATGCCACCGAGGCGCTGACCGTCCTGATCGGCTGGGCGGAAACGCATTTCCCAGGAAAACCGATGAGCTGCATCATCAGCCCCGAGAACCAGGCCTCGCTGCGGGTCGCAGCCAAGCTCGGCTTCCGCGAGACGGCGCGCACACAGTACAATGGCGAGATCATTCAGTTTTCGCGGTAG
- a CDS encoding conserved hypothetical protein (KEGG: rec:RHECIAT_CH0001594 hypothetical protein) has protein sequence MHRVLTITLAAALSSLAFAGVSRAESLGMNTAQGIEQTLRTFHGNDFNVEQVHNWRNLDDETTGPRSAPERSGQAVHGIQASIDANRSLAHRLNNEGVDVRNIVNAEQAADGSLTFYVR, from the coding sequence ATGCACCGCGTTCTCACCATCACCCTCGCTGCCGCCCTCTCTTCCCTCGCCTTTGCCGGCGTCAGCCGGGCCGAAAGCCTTGGGATGAACACGGCCCAGGGCATCGAGCAGACACTCAGGACCTTCCACGGCAATGACTTCAATGTCGAGCAGGTCCACAACTGGCGTAACCTCGACGACGAGACGACCGGTCCGCGCTCGGCACCGGAACGTTCTGGTCAGGCCGTTCACGGCATCCAGGCCTCGATCGACGCCAACAGGTCGCTTGCCCACCGGCTCAACAACGAAGGCGTCGACGTCCGCAACATCGTCAACGCCGAGCAGGCAGCCGATGGAAGCTTGACCTTCTACGTCCGCTGA
- a CDS encoding dTDP-4-dehydrorhamnose 3,5-epimerase (KEGG: rec:RHECIAT_CH0001585 dTDP-4-dehydrorhamnose 3,5-epimerase protein~TIGRFAM: dTDP-4-dehydrorhamnose 3,5-epimerase~PFAM: dTDP-4-dehydrorhamnose 35-epimerase related), which yields MRIETTAIEGIIAITPPRFGDHRGYFSEVFKDAWFRENVADVTFIQDNESLSAQTGTVRGLHFQIPPFAQGKLVRCLAGRIMDIVVDIREGSPSFGKWLSQELSPENGMQLWVPAGFAHGFATLEPNSVISYKVTAPYSPQHDRGIAWNDPAIGIRWPFYERDMVLSDKDKTLPRLADLPGHFSCSAQQPRD from the coding sequence ATGCGTATTGAGACCACGGCCATCGAGGGCATCATTGCGATCACGCCGCCGCGCTTCGGCGATCACCGCGGCTACTTCTCCGAAGTATTCAAGGATGCGTGGTTCCGGGAAAATGTGGCCGACGTCACGTTCATCCAGGACAATGAATCGCTTTCGGCGCAGACCGGCACCGTCCGGGGGCTGCATTTCCAGATACCGCCCTTCGCACAGGGCAAGCTGGTGCGCTGTCTTGCCGGGCGGATCATGGATATCGTCGTCGATATCCGCGAGGGATCGCCGAGCTTCGGTAAATGGCTCTCTCAGGAGCTCTCGCCGGAAAATGGCATGCAGCTCTGGGTACCGGCCGGTTTCGCACACGGATTCGCAACGCTCGAGCCGAACAGCGTCATCAGCTACAAGGTAACCGCACCCTACAGCCCGCAGCACGATCGGGGCATCGCGTGGAACGATCCGGCGATCGGTATCCGCTGGCCCTTCTATGAGAGAGACATGGTATTGTCCGACAAGGACAAGACGCTGCCGCGGCTCGCCGACCTGCCAGGCCATTTTTCCTGTTCAGCACAGCAACCCAGGGATTGA
- a CDS encoding conserved hypothetical protein (KEGG: rec:RHECIAT_CH0001586 hypothetical protein) — MTINQPISSLPAGLPDLALLTEKAAGTGSVIVYQPYLDPSQRSQLDAAAMPLDISFNTQATTREYELFLTLHQHHEAIGLGDDVFWGLLSSKFEMKSVTSFPAFVTEAEKARAEGADAYLYNPLIGHAAIYSNVWEHSLLGGHPGMDPIFLHIQELGYPIAPPQDKTTFAFCNYFCGNRKFWSGYFAFCERILGSLENEARLGTPAGTAYAGSAQYSRDANATMRPFVIERLLGLYVQQTAAKGLKIAAFVPAPAHFEWKFGVRLGRMLHGLFAAKEAFLLSRDQAHLTSWQEGRQPLIKQPHLIWGADDPPGWMPRGQFIGGRELMRAYAPQASGASPVQPQPVQTERPAISAAPKIEQPLRNLLQPFAGGWQAHKDRHCIWIVTPDNYNHSHAFDEVALGLQGAFEELGGSAPITRDMNAFAGRAPIIYGGNLLPAEIVSHLPKDSVVINLEQVSEESIWINSRYTSILKSLPVLDYSPRNRENLAAKGIDHAGVLEIGYSGCLSQIQHAAVKDIDVLFYGSMNERRHHILKTLKDGGLEVAHLFNIYGAERDAAIARAKIVINIHHYASGVFEIVRISYLLANRVCVLTEGDIRDPDLQPFIGGLAIEPYDDMIERCYKLIADADERDAIAAAGLAAMRSRSQADMLMSVMRAGA, encoded by the coding sequence TTGACGATCAATCAGCCCATTTCTTCTTTGCCGGCCGGTCTTCCTGATCTGGCGCTTCTCACGGAGAAGGCTGCGGGCACTGGATCCGTCATTGTCTATCAGCCTTATCTCGATCCCTCGCAGCGCAGCCAGCTCGATGCGGCTGCCATGCCGCTCGACATCTCGTTCAATACGCAGGCTACGACCCGCGAATATGAACTCTTCCTCACGCTGCATCAGCATCACGAGGCGATCGGCCTCGGCGACGACGTGTTTTGGGGGCTGCTCTCCAGCAAATTCGAGATGAAGTCGGTGACGAGCTTTCCGGCTTTCGTCACCGAGGCGGAAAAGGCCAGGGCGGAAGGTGCGGATGCCTATCTCTACAATCCACTGATCGGCCACGCCGCGATCTACAGCAACGTCTGGGAACATTCGCTGCTTGGCGGCCATCCAGGCATGGACCCGATCTTCCTGCATATCCAGGAGCTCGGCTATCCGATCGCACCGCCGCAAGACAAAACCACCTTCGCGTTCTGCAACTATTTCTGCGGCAACAGGAAGTTCTGGTCCGGATATTTCGCCTTCTGCGAACGTATTCTGGGATCGCTGGAAAATGAAGCGCGCCTCGGCACGCCGGCGGGCACTGCCTATGCCGGTTCGGCGCAGTATTCACGCGACGCCAACGCAACGATGCGCCCCTTCGTGATCGAGCGGCTGCTCGGGCTCTATGTCCAGCAGACTGCTGCCAAAGGATTGAAGATCGCCGCCTTCGTGCCGGCGCCTGCCCATTTCGAGTGGAAGTTCGGCGTCCGCCTCGGCCGGATGCTGCATGGTCTCTTCGCCGCCAAGGAGGCTTTTCTTCTGAGCCGCGACCAGGCCCACTTGACCTCTTGGCAGGAGGGCCGTCAACCATTGATCAAGCAGCCGCACCTTATCTGGGGCGCTGATGATCCGCCCGGCTGGATGCCGCGGGGCCAATTTATCGGCGGCCGCGAATTGATGCGCGCCTATGCCCCTCAGGCGTCAGGCGCTTCCCCGGTACAGCCGCAGCCGGTGCAGACGGAAAGGCCCGCTATATCAGCCGCGCCGAAGATCGAGCAGCCGCTCCGCAACCTGTTGCAGCCCTTTGCCGGCGGATGGCAGGCACACAAGGATCGTCATTGCATCTGGATCGTGACGCCCGACAACTACAATCACAGCCACGCCTTCGACGAAGTCGCGCTTGGCCTACAGGGCGCCTTCGAGGAACTCGGCGGCTCAGCACCGATCACCCGGGACATGAACGCATTCGCCGGCCGTGCGCCGATCATTTATGGCGGCAATCTTCTCCCCGCCGAAATCGTCAGCCATCTGCCAAAGGACAGCGTCGTCATCAATCTCGAGCAGGTGTCCGAAGAAAGCATCTGGATCAATTCGCGCTACACCTCGATCCTGAAGTCGCTTCCGGTTCTCGACTACAGCCCGCGCAACCGGGAGAATCTCGCCGCCAAAGGCATTGATCACGCCGGCGTGCTCGAGATCGGCTATAGCGGCTGCCTCAGCCAGATACAGCACGCCGCCGTCAAAGATATCGACGTGCTCTTCTACGGCTCGATGAACGAACGCCGCCACCATATCCTGAAGACGCTGAAGGACGGCGGGCTCGAGGTCGCGCACCTCTTCAACATCTACGGCGCGGAACGCGATGCGGCGATTGCCCGCGCCAAGATCGTGATCAACATCCATCATTATGCGAGCGGCGTCTTCGAGATCGTGCGCATTTCCTATCTGCTCGCCAATCGCGTTTGCGTGCTGACGGAAGGCGACATCCGCGATCCGGACCTTCAGCCCTTCATCGGCGGCTTGGCAATTGAGCCCTATGACGACATGATCGAGCGCTGCTACAAGCTGATCGCAGATGCCGACGAGCGCGATGCCATTGCCGCGGCAGGCCTTGCGGCCATGCGAAGCCGCTCGCAGGCGGACATGCTGATGAGCGTCATGAGGGCGGGCGCTTGA